The DNA segment GAGAAACTGACCAGATGGTTAAAAATGCTTTaagttatttaattttaaaatgccaGGGTGGCAACCATAATATCTCAGATTGTTTGTGCATGCAGTTCTGAGCTGTGGCTAGTCTACACTGTTTGGGAAATGCATATCTGGCTTCTCAGAGGAGTGAAAATATACTTGCCTTCTCCCAGGCCACTTCCTACATCCCACTAAAGCACTTTGGCTGCAAGCCTAACCCCACTTATCTTGGAGAAGTCTTATTAAATTCACTTAGGCAAGAATTTaggcatggctaggattgtgctgttaggctgcaatcctatactgtacacatttatctgggaataattcccactgaagtcaatggacttTACTTCTGTATAGGCACTGCCCTTTTTCTGTGTTGCTCGTTTTGAAAGCATGTAGTGTGGCTTGCATGTAAAGAGAAAGAAGGATGAATTATACATGTATTCCTAATTTCCTGTTGCTGGACTTGTCTCTTGCTGGGGGGTGGGGTATTTGGCATCTCCCTTAATGCCAACTAAATGGCAATGATATTACATACTGGAACTGGTCAATTGGAACACACATTACTAGTTATAAAATAGCTTTACTAGCTTCCTGTCTGTTCCTGGGCACAGTTCAGAGTGCTAGCTTTAGAAGTACTTTAAAGTTATATGCAGCTTACAGTCAAGTCATATACAGTTTGCAATCACTGGTTCCCTTACGAACCTGCCAGCATTTTAAGATTATCACCAGACCTTCTCTGTGTGCTCCATCTTCAGAGATCAGGTGGGTGGTGATTAAGCCTGAgaaaaagcttttacacagtGATGTCTCTACTTTAGAATGGTCTCTGCAGCGTTCCTCACCTGGTACCCAGTCTGAGGAAGCTATTTTTAaggtttgaaaacatcttaatggTAAGATATGGTAtatttgttcccccccccccaaaaaaaaattaaacatgcaGCACgctcccatgcatgtttacttgtaAGGAAGTCCTactatgttcagtggggcttacacctATGTTAGTTTGCATAGACTACAGTCTCACTGGGACTAACTTGAGTTTTGGATCATCTGTAGATGGGATTATGGGAAATGACGGTAACAGGGTAGCCCATTCTTCTCACAGCTGGATATATAGTTAGTCTTCACAGTTGGATAAAAAGATGCAAAGCCATTGCAATGTTAACTTCCATGTTCATTTCTCCCTCTGTAGTTGGGACACAGCATATGAACGTGATCTGCAAAATTTTAAAGAAAATGGTACTGCTGGTGAAATCTGGCAAGTATCAATAATGACATGCTATAACATGCTTCAATAAATGTCTTTACATTATTTTTTTTCTAAGAGTGcaggcaataaaataaaattctacaTTTGCTGTTTTGGTTAGAGTACTGGTGATACGGTTTTCATGAAAAATGCCAGGTTTTGTCTAGCCTAAACCTGTtgcaaattaaaatagctaattaTCATCTGGCACCTGTTTTTATCTGAGAAATGAATTGCTGGCTATAGCATGCTTGGTAGAGGCCAATTGTTCATATCCCTGAAGTTTGTCAAAAATAAGTGGTATAAGCAGAATTGCACTGCTGCCTGTGTTTCTatagaaaatgtttttttaaaaaacttatctTCCGTAATGTTAACCCAAAAGGTTTCAGACAAACCTTCCATCCATTCACATAAAAAATTAAGCTAAATAAACTTGAAGTATGATCTTGCAGATTGATGCCATCATGAAATGCATGCATTGCATGAGATTGACAGTTTGTCTGCCTTTGTTTTGTGTAGCCTAATGGTGTTAGTTACCTGAACCTCTGTTTCTGATTAGGTTTGGTGAAGAAAGCATGACTCGTTTAATTAGATGGCTAAAAAAGCAAAAGATGCCCCTGGACAGCTCTGTGCTTGACATTGGAACAGGAAATGGTGTTTTACTGGTTGAATTGGTTGGTATAATAAAATGGGTGTTTTTGATGCAAAATCTAAAGCTAGGGACAGAGCAAGTAAGAGATGAGCACTGGCTATAAcattaattaaaatataaaataacccCTTAATTTAACACCGCACTGGTCCATCCCCATGTACATTATCATAGTATTTGAATTCATTTTGAATCTTCATTGTGATCGAGAGAATCAGCCTTGTCATAGTTCAGTTGTATAAAAATCCTTGTCTAGATGTTTGTTACAGTCAAGAGGAGCATTAAACATCCAAATATTATCAagagaaacatttaaaaaatcaaccCAGAGCTGCTCTTTAATTGGAGTAGCTAAAATTGGTTTCATATGTTACATTGAATTATTATATTTCTTATTCTTATACCCTGCATTTCCTCTCATGAGGCAGCTAACaagaaaaatcagagcttggaaaagttacttttttgaactacaactcccatcagcccaatccagtggccatgctggctggggctgatgggagctgtagtttaaaaaagtaacttttccaagctctgaaaaatacagcattaaaaacaaaagtagaactataatacaacatacaataattaCTTTATATAAATGGCATCACTCCAGTTATGCTCCAAAGGCCTCTCAGAATAGGTCTGCCAGAATGTTCgtattgtgtgtgcatgtgtgaagttTCACATCTTCTCTCATAGTGAGATGTATGACTTGCCCCAATGTCTACTACTGTATCTGTGAATCTCTCTGCTGGTAAAGTTATCCAAGAAAAAGTCATTTTGCACTAGAAATGTGAAAAATGAATCTTGTTCACATAACCACTTCTATGTCACTGCTGTCTTTGAAAGCACTCTGATCTAAGCTATTTTATGAAATCCATAAATATGTTGCTGCAATAGTGCCCTAATGTAACAGTAGGGATTACAGCTCGTACTAGCCAATGGAAAGTGTCCAAATTCTGTCAAATATGTTGAAATAGTCATTGCAGTCTTTCAGACATGCTTCCTTAAGCAGCCCAGGCAACTTTAGCTGTCCTAAATATCAGCTCAAATTAGTTTTTATATTTGCATAATTTCAAGCTACTATACTAGTTAAAATTCCAGGACCTTTATTAGGTCAGCCAAATGTTACAAAAGAGTGagaaagcttttgagttctctggaattttcatcaggctagataataaacaaaacaagggggaagggagaaaaaaacattttgtaaaaaaaagttggAGCCATAGATGGAATTTGCATTTAGTCAGATGGAATGCAAGAGCAGGTATTGGACACTCAAATCAAGCTATGTTAAGTGCCTTGtagattttaggttgttttaggCCTTGCATTTAATGCATTGAATTAGCTTTTAACAATTCTGTCAACATAAAAATGGAACGGAATCTGATTTTTTCATGGGTCCTCTGGAATGAAAGTGGGGAAAAATGTTAGGAAAGCTCTTAAGGTGTAGTGTATGACTAAAACTTGATTCCTTTTTCAGTTTGGAAACAAAGTACTTTCTCAACATTTGAGTTCACAATAGATCACTGTGAAAAGTCATAATCTAAATTAGCTGTGACTATGCAAGACTGAAACATAAGGATGCTACAAAGGATACCAAGTTAtagcagaaaaataaaacaaaggtcTTGCATGTGCACTGGAGATATTGTAATACCTCTCTTGCTTGTTGCAAAAGATGTGCAATAGTTCAGCATCTCCGAAGCACAAGTGCAGGATATTTGTTCTGTTTTCTTATATAATTTGGCATAGTTTGCTGGCATCCATATGTTTCAGCATTGCATAGATTTATTCTGAAGAAATGCTATAGAAGCCAATTGCTAAGCCAAAGGAATATGCTTAGCACTTAATGGACTTTTCTTTTCCTCTCTTTAGGCCAAATCCGGTTATACCAATCTTACAGGAGTTGACTACTCTGTGTCTGCAGTGCAACTTTCAAAAAATATAATGGAAAAAGAAGGGCTGCCTCATGTTAAGTTACAGGTAAGCCTTCATGGGATGGGACGGAGGTGCagagaaagggcaaccaaaacgatcaagAGAACAGGAGGAAAAGGCTAAACATTTGGAGTTACTTCGCTTAGAAAAAATGAATGAGCAGTGGACACGGTGGGTGTTTATAAAATTAGGAGTGGTGTGGTGCAAGAGAGGATAGAGATATTTTTCCCCTTTCTCGTaaggctaacacacacccctaaaACTGATGGGTGGCAGATTCAAAACATTCCTTGTGTGTTTCTTTACACAATGTACAATTTGTTTATATTTTGCCACAAGATGTTGTGATGGGCACTAACTTATTTAGATGGCTTTAATATGGGATTGAACACATTTATTAAGGGTAGGtctatgatagctaaatggaacctccaagttcagaggcagGCTTTTCAACGGAATACTAAATGCTGAAGGTGGGGCAAACATCAGAGCAGCTGTTGCTTTTACATATTGCTTATAGCCTTCCCAtaagtatctggctggccactattggAAATGGGTGCTGAACTAAATGAACCTTCGGTTctatccagcaggactcttcttaatcCTTTCTCAGCTCTGATGCTCACTgagatttactcagaagtaagtcctactatattcagtgggattcactctcaagcaagtgtgtataggattgcagcctgaagatTTCTTTGGGCGAGAAAGTTTGCATCTGggagttggggtgggtgggagctcTGACCTTTTCTCTGCCTTAAGCAGATCTTCTGCAACACCTGAGTTATCTTCTAATGCCACCTCCCTCTTCTTCTTCAGCTTCTAGTCAGAGCCAGTGGTAAAGGCTGCAGGACAATATTTTCTCCACTCTACTGAGATTTCATTAGAACCAGTACCTGTGGAATTGTGAATATCTTCTCCTTTACCCTCTTAGTAAACAAACTGTCTGATGCCTCCTGATGTCCTAAGTAAACTGGGCAACTGGGTATATGTAGGAAAAAAGGCATAAGGACAGTTGCTGGCCAAAGAATAAGTGTACTGCTGATGTTTATGGGCCAGGCTCACACAGGAAAAGGCACTCTGACTGTGCTTTTGTAGGGGAGGGACTGGCTTACCTGCAATGCTAAAGAGTTAAAGACAAGGCAGACTCAGACTGACCGACTATAAAGAAGGCAGGTAGGATTTCATACAAGATTAGGGGGAGTTTAAAGTGTCGGGCGACAGGCAGTTGTCCAGTTTATCCCCACCCAAGCCACCGCTGACTATGAGGTCCCAGGagaggttacaacaatataaaaatacaacattatttgctatcttttcagtgctagATGAAGATGATTTTATTCTCTAGGGCCTTTTAACTGTATGTCTTACTGCATTTTATATCCTGACATTAGTGCTTTCACCTTACGgggttttatattgattttatgcTGTGCTATATTGGTTTTGTACTGTTTTTTGATCTGTATTATTTTACTGGGTTTTTTAAGAACAAAGTTGTGTAAACTGCTCTGTGGGCTTGATTGATGATGGATTGTCCCATACCCCTAGGGAAGGGGCATATCACAGGGGCTCTGCTCCATACCTTCCTTGGGGCTTGCCTGGCAAGGAGGTCAAAATAAATACACAGACTGACATGTATTCAGCTGTAGCTccagttttattttattagagtaacgttACTTCACATTCTCTGTTGAAGGCCTCCCTTCTCTCTAGCTCCACATCCTCTAGCAGACCTTTCCTTCCCAGGGTTGCTTCATTGTTTCAGAGGAGCATCTTCCCCAACACAGTCTGGAGTCTTCTGTCTCAGTGCCCATTACCCTTTGCAAACTTAAGTCAAGGGCTCCTATGCCTCCCTGGGGACAGGGGTCTAGGTAAGGGTGAGCTATGGGTGTTACTGCTCTGGCTACAGTGACCAGCCTGATGAAGAAAGCAAAGACCACCTTTCTCTCACTCTACCAGAAATCCAGCTTGCTCTGTCTCTCCACAGGGCTTCCCTCTCTCTGAGGTCTTTTATATTGTCCCTGCCTCCTCTCACTTCCTTCTGCCTAAAACACAATAGCTGGGTTCCTTCTCTATGATCAGGCAGTTGAGGTAGAGTGCCCCACCTTCTTCTCCCACAGTCTAGGCAGTGTCAAATGAGGTCTCCTCAGGAGTCATTGCTGGGGTTTTGGTGTGGTGTGGAGGGGGCCTACTTAAGGAGCCAAGTACCAGCCCAGGACCAGTGAGCCCTAGTAGCCCATCACAGTGATACAgaaatatctaaataaataaaattaataaaatatcccTAAATGCCTGCTTAAAGGATAGTGTTCTGCACTTTTTATTTTCTATGATCCTAGGAACATATAGGCATAGTAGACCTGACAGGAAAATATTAAGTAATGATTGCACTAAAAGGTCTTTTAAGTAGGTAAACAGCTTATGTTTAACAACTATAATTACTTTCTACAGGTTGAAGATATTTTAAATCCATCAGATGGATTATCAGGTTTTCAGATTTGCATTGATAAAGGGACTTTTGACGCCATCTGTCTGAACCCAGACAATGTGGCAGAAAAAAGGAAGCAATATGTGAAATCCCTACACAGAGTATTGAGACCTGGAGGCTTTTTACTTATAACGTCTTGCAACTGGACCAAAGGGGAGCTGCTCAAAGAGTTCAGAGAAAGTATGTGCTTGGCTTGGAATTTCATATTTAGCTCAATATGTTACTGTGCTTTTAGTGTCTTCCATATGTCAGAAATGCTTGATTTTGCAATGGTAAAAGTGCATACTTGTGTTTGAGTCATGCCTGTCTTTGAGCTTCACATATTGAGGCACTAATGAGAGATCTTTGGGTCCTGACTTAAGCAGCATTAGGCTCTGCATAAGATGAGGCTCTATTTACATAGCTACAACGATTGCAAAGTTGTTCTTGTGCTAATACTTACTATGTTCAGTTGTGTATGAATTCTTATGAAGATGGGGAAATGAAGCTCCATGCCTGAAAGGGCATATTGAAGTTGTAACATTCAATGAAGGCTCTTAGCacttggttttcttttttaatgtttcttagCTAGTTCTGTCAAAAGACTAGTTTGGGCAGCTCAAATAGTGTGAAGATAAAGCTTATAACCTTTTGTAAGATCAAGCACTGTGTATTTAGCTTTTTTGGAGCCCAGTTATATTACTGGTTTGCTGTGAGCATGGTACTTAGCCCAACTGAATTActtattttgtaaacattgtgttCATGATCCGTATACTGGCTTTGTCTGCCATTTTCACCAGAGCTCTTTCCATAATGCTAAAAAgacaagctgcttttaaaattgaACTCTGGCATGCCTTTTGAGCAATGGAAACTGCTGTGATTTAAAAGAGCAAGAAAAGCTCTGTCTGCATGTAATGTTTTCTGTCATGCTGAACTGTCACGTCTCTAGATGCTACCACACATTTATAAGCTTAAAACTCAAGAATACTAGACCAAGAATTCTCCACAGACAAGACAAACATTGCTGAGGAGGGTGGATTTCTGACAAAgaataatgttttattattttttggttgcaaaaaaaaaatctgcctctgtcACAAAAAATCCACCTAAGTTTCTGCTTGAATATTTGACATTCATATGCATGTCCTACTAACCTGAGGTAGATCACTGACATACATTTTTATTCTCCTTGGCTCCCCTTTCCTTAATTTCCTCTCCATTACATATCACTTTTCTCAATATTTTTACCCACTTGGGtaataaagaaaaaaagcttTATTTATGACAAAAAGTTAAGATTTTATTTAGATTACTTATATACTGCTCCTTGCACAGGCCACAGGGctgtttacaataaaaacaagtaaataagaatatataaaatccatcaaaacacacaatcacaaaatgactgtggtgcagagtggtaagcggcggtaacacagccggagttcgattccaacggaaggaggaagtcgaatctccggtaaaaggggtcaaggtccattcagccttccatccatccgtagttggtaaaatgagtacccggcatatgctggggggtaaagaaaggctggggaaggaactgacaatcccaccccatatatacggtctgcctagtaaacgtcgcaagacgtcaccctaagagtcggaaacgactcgcactataagtgtggggatacctttacctttaatagcAGCATCAATCTCTCCTCCTCCAAAACAAGAAGCATCTTGAGTAGCCACCTAAAGATATAAAGAGATGAAGCCAGATACACCTCATTGGGAAGAAAGGTTCACATACGCACCAGTGAGGATGGGGACCCCTTTACTGGGCCCTCACACCATGCTGCATAGGACCACCAGAAGGACCTCATCTGCAGATCTTGAAATGCAGGCAGGTCAATAAGTGAGGTGGTGTTCTTGCAGATAAAGTAAACAAATGTACAGAAGCTAAATAGACTCTGTTTTCTGGTCCCAAAACCGTTTTTTGATTCCAAGAGTAATTATTGATGTCCACTGTTTTGGGAGTGGTGGTGGTTTGGAATTACTGGCATGATAGCAGCCTGTGGTGTGTCTGTAGTTTGTATAGACTAACCTTGGCAGTGTTAGTCAGCAATATAAAATCAACAAGCCATTAAAAAGCTAGAGTTTTCTGACTTGTCTGTGCTCCATTTTGAATTAATATCAGTGTTTAAGTAGTTATTCAGTAAGGCTATAACTTGATTTCTGCCTAACAAAAGCATTTTACTTGTATCTATCAGGGTTTCTTCTTCTGGAGGAATTGCCAACACCAACATTCTGCTTTGGAGGAAAATCTGGAAGCAGTGTAACTGCTTTGGTTTTCCAACAGAAAGAATAAAGTTTCCTATTCTGGTGATGGAAGATTGAATTCTAAATTGCACTGACAATTTTGACTTCCcaatggcatctggttggcctctttgGGAGGCCTGTTTGGGAACAAAATGCCGGACTGATGCAGCAGAGCTGCTGTTATGTGgtgaatgtacctgaagaaaaaCATCttacacttttattttttttaaaaattatggcaacttttttcatttgaaatgtgatataTATGTTAAATGGTGGTCAGTTCAGAATTAAAGTTGAGTGTATGAATCATGTGAAATAAACTTCTGTGATGTTTAGTGATGTTACTGTTAAAAGGCAAAAATGGAATAACTTCTTTAGAAAAGTGACGAATGTAAAAAACTCTTGGGTGACAAGTGTCTCATTAGTATTtgaaaatgtgtgtgcatgtttagaTATAGGAATGGGAATACAAGATTTGAGAATTTTTGAATCTGCAGTTTTTATACAATGGATTAGATCTAAAGCTGAATTttggtcccattgatttcagtgtgaaaATAACCAAGTTAAATACCTTTATTTCAAAGAGAACTAACAGCAACATCTTAactatgtcaactcagaagtaattcttattgaattctatgggacttactcccaaatacGTGCGGTTTGGATTGCAATCTTAGTGCAACTGATTTAGTCTTAGTTGAACATTGCCTCTAATCCATGCTGGTAATAAATTGCAGATGGACTAGTATGATCATTCTACTTTTGTACTGAAAGTTTGGAACTGCTTCCTTTCAAGCGCTCCCTCTTACTTTAGCATGTCATCATTAGTTTGTACAGCTCTGAGTatcgtaaaaaaaaataaacatggaGAGTTACTGATTGTTATATCTGCCAACTGAATAGGAAATTTGTTTTTAACAAAGGGATCAATACTGAAAATCTGCTTCTTTAGGAAATTACACAGTACAGATTTTTAATTACATAAAATCAAGGATGAGTATATTTATCCAACCCTGAAAACTGTGCAAGGATCATATTCATAATGTGCCACCTGTTCATTATTTCATGTTTCTGGAGATTATGATAATAACAGCTGCCTTGAGGGAATACAGCCATCCCCACTCCCCCAAATCTAAACATGTAAATACATTTTCAAATAGCAGTAAATATGGCATTTTAGACATCCAAGAAGTTCTAACTGGCAGGCTGTCACATTTCTACAGAAAAGCAATTTCACTTCTATGAGTGGTAATTTAGGGGAAATTTTAAATTCAGCTGGGATAGATGGATTGTGGAATAATTAAAGCTGCATTCTCCAATCTGGTATCCTCTAGttgttttgaaccacaactcccatcagccccagtcagcacagccaatggtcagggataatagtccaaaacatccggagggcatcTCAGTTGGGGAAGACTGCATTAAGGGAAGTTGATAGCAGCTTATCATGTCTTTCTTCTCTCCTACCTCTTTCCTATACCTTCCAATTTCTGGGGTCAATTTatcaaagtaaaataaaaaagtttccaCAGTACATTTGGATAATCCTTCCTGGCTAACTAGCCCAGTCACATTTATCTGGTCTATGTTCTCTCTATCAAATGTGTTTAGAA comes from the Rhineura floridana isolate rRhiFlo1 chromosome 7, rRhiFlo1.hap2, whole genome shotgun sequence genome and includes:
- the EEF1AKMT2 gene encoding EEF1A lysine methyltransferase 2; the encoded protein is MDEREEEFEPSVLGTKEHWDTAYERDLQNFKENGTAGEIWFGEESMTRLIRWLKKQKMPLDSSVLDIGTGNGVLLVELAKSGYTNLTGVDYSVSAVQLSKNIMEKEGLPHVKLQVEDILNPSDGLSGFQICIDKGTFDAICLNPDNVAEKRKQYVKSLHRVLRPGGFLLITSCNWTKGELLKEFRERFLLLEELPTPTFCFGGKSGSSVTALVFQQKE